The DNA sequence AAAGATTGAGAAATTTATATTTATTGGCAAAGCCATTTTTTTCTAATAGATTGGCGATGTCCTTTAATGTATAGCCTTCAGGGATAATGAGCCGATGAATTATTGTCTTTCCTCTCTTTAGCCTTTCGATAATCTCTGTCATCCTCATCCTATTATTTAATTCATACTCACCCGCTTTAAATCTACTGCTTGCCCCAGAAATTTTTGCCAGAATAAGAAATAGAGTTTGATTCTTAATTATTCCTTCTTCTTCCAGATTCTTTGCAATATTCTTTGCAAAGACACCTTTTGGTATAACA is a window from the bacterium genome containing:
- a CDS encoding endolytic transglycosylase MltG, giving the protein MKRKKIVIVSLIIIVLFLLGLFLLKTEDRILIARTIVIPKGVFAKNIAKNLEEEGIIKNQTLFLILAKISGASSRFKAGEYELNNRMRMTEIIERLKRGKTIIHRLIIPEGYTLKDIANLLEKNGFANKYKFLNL